From the genome of Acidobacteriota bacterium:
TTTCGATCCCGCGGGCCTGGAGCCAGGTGGTCAGGGAATCGACGATGACCTGCAGACGCTGCTGGTAGCGCGGCGCCGCCTCCGAGAAACCCGTGACCGAGCCGCCGACGAGGGTAACCATCCCCGTGAGCACGAGGAGCACCGACAAAAAGGTGAGCATCACCGCCAGCGCCCGTGGAACCCGCCGGCTCTGCAACCAGTTCAGCAGGGGAAGACTGAGGACCGCGAGAAAGACGGAGACGAGCAGGGGCTGAAGCAGCGTCGCCGCCGCCTTGAGACCCGCGACGACGACCACGACCCCGGCCAGGGTCAGCAAGACCCTCAGCCCTGCCCCACTCTGACGTTGGCTTGTCTCCATGACCGGTCCGTCTCCGGTGAGCGGTGCCGCGGCCTGCCGCCGCGCCGCCTCGGACGGCAGGCAGCATAACAGCCCCCCGGCCACGGGGAAACAGCCTCAGCCGGGTGGCGGCAGGGGATCGGGTCCATTGGTCGCGGTGCGGCCGCGAGCACACGGCCCCGGGGCGCGCTCCCTCGTCGGGTTCTCCATGGTGCCTCTTTCCTCGGCGCGCGAAGACGGGCTCGAGACTGCAAGCCGGCACCGTGCCGGTTCACCGAACCCAAGGGTGGAGCGCAAGAGAGCCGGCCGGTGTCGAAAAGCGGCGTTTCGCCCGGCAACTCCACCGCCGGCCGGCGCGGAGGATTCCCCGCGACGCAGCAGGGGAGGCGTCAGTCTTCGAGTTTCAGCACCGCCAGGAAGGCCTCCTGGGGGACATGGACCTGGCCGACCTGCTTCATGCGCTTCTTTCCTTCTTTCTGCTTTTCGAGGAGTTTGCGCTTGCGGCTGACGTCACCACCGTAACACTTGGCCAGAACGTTCTTGCGCAGGGCCTTGACGTTGGTGCGGGAGATCACCCGGGAACCCACCGCCGCCTGGATCGCCACCTCGAACTGCTGGCGGGGAATCAACTCTTTGAGCTTGGAGGCCAACTTCTGACCCCGGCGATAGGTCTCGTCCGCATGCATGATCACGGAGAGGGCATCGACGCTCTGTCCATTGACCAGCAGATCCAGCTTGACCAGGTTCGACCGACGCCAACCGATCAACTCGTAGTCGTAACTCGCGTAGCCCCGGCTGGCCGACTTGAGGCGGTCGTAGAAGTCTGTGACCACTTCGGCAAGGGGCAACTCGTATTCCAGCAACACTCTGCCCGGCCCCACGTAGCGCAGTTCACGCTGCTCGCCGCGACGTTCCTCGAGCAGCTTCAGCAGCGGGCCAACGTAGTCCTGGGGGGTGAGAATCGTGGCCTTGATGAACGGCTCTTCGATCCACTCGTATTCCTGGACCGGCGGCAACTTGGCCGGCGAGTGGATCTCCAGGTACTCGCCGTTCTTGAGCTTGACCTTGTAGGGGACCCCCGGTGCGGTGGTCACCAGGTCCAGGTCGAACTCTCTTTCCAGCCGGGACTGGATGATCTCCATGTGCAGCAACCCCAGGAAGCCGCAGCGGAACCCGAACCCCAGGGCGTCGGAGACTTCGGGCTCGAACTCGAAAGAGGAGTCGTTGAGCCGCAGCTTGTCGAGAGCGTCGCGCAATGTCGTGTAGTCGGCGGGATCGGAGGGGTAGAGCCCCGAGAAGACGAGAGGCTTGATCTCCTGAAACCCCGGAAAGGCCACGGCGGTCGGCCGAAGCGCCTCGGTGATCGTATCGCCGATCTTGACCTCGTGGACCTGCTTGATGCCGGCGACCACCCAGCCCACCTCACCCACGGAGAGGGCATCGCAGGACTCCTGCTTGGGGGAGAAGATCCCCAACGCTTCGACCTGGTACTCGCCCCTGGTCGCCATCAGCAGGATCCGCTGGCCGGGGGTGATCGTCCCGTCGATCACCCGGATCAGCATGTAGGCCCCACGGTAGCTGTCGTACCAGGAGTCGAAGATCATCGCTTTGAGGGGCGCCTCGGGATCACCCTGGGGAGCCGGCATGCGCTCGACGATGGCCTCGAGGATCTCCTCGATACCCTGGCCGCTTTTCGCCGAGGCCAGCAAAGCCTCTTCGGCCGGCAAACCGATGATTTCCTCCACCTGTTCGAGCACACGGTCGGGTTCGGCGGAGGGCAGATCGATCTTGTTGACCACGGTCACGATCTGCAGGTCGTTCTCCACCGCCAGGTAAGCGTTGGCCAGCGTCTGGGCCTCGACCCCCTGGGCGGCATCGACGATCAAAAGCGCTCCCTCGCAGGCCGCCAGGGAGCGGGAAACCTCGTAGCTGAAATCCACGTGACCGGGGGTGTCGATCAGGTTGAGCCGATACTCCTGACCGTCCCGGGCCCGGTAAGGCAGGGTCACGGCGTGGGACTTGATCGTGATACCACGCTCTCGTTCGAGGTCCATCGAGTCGAGGGCCTGTTCGACCAGGTCTCGCTTGGCCACGGCCCCGGTCAGCTCGAGCAGCCGGTCGGACAGGGTTGTCTTCCCGTGATCGATGTGGGCAATGATGCTGAAATTACGGATCTTCTCGGAAATCATCGTCGGGCCGGCCGCGCTCCAGAGACCCGGGTCCGAAAAACCCGGGTAGTCGGCGAATTATAAGGAAAGCAGCCGGCTTTGCGAACGCCGAGGCTCGCCGGGCCAGGCCCCCGGCGTCGAAAAGACTCCGGCGACGGACGGCTAGCTGTCGGTCTGCCCCGGCGGGAAGATCGTCACCCCCTTCTCGCGCAACCACTCGGCCACCCTGCGTCCATCACTGGTGGTGAACACCACCCCCGTGTAGCCCTTCGATTCCGCCACCCGCGAGGCGGCGGAGATGGCGAAGTTACGCTGAGCCGGGCCGAGACGATCCCACTGGGCGGCATCGAGGGTCACGAAGAGGCTCGGCGGCCGAACCAGAATCTCGCGGACCTCGGTGACGGTGCGGAAATCGCCGAGGCCCAGGCGTTCAATCCGGGGCTTCTGCATCATCGGCCAGAACACGAGCACGGCCCAGGCCGCGGCCAGGGTGAGCAGGACGGCCGTGTAGAGGCGCACCTTGCCCGTCTCTACCGTGCCGCCGATCGGGGCCGAGTGAATCACCGCCTGGGAGCCGAAGGCCTCGCTTCGAGGACGGCGGCGGCGGCGTTTTTTCTTGGGCTCGGGGAGGATCGCGTCACCGGGCACGGCGAGGAACTCCTGGGCCAGTTCCTCGGCTTCGGCCTTTTCGTCGTCATCGAGCACATCCCGCAAGGCATCCGTGACGCTCTTGAGGCGATTCCGAAGCTGGGAGAGCCGCTTGGCCGGCGCCATCTCCCCCGA
Proteins encoded in this window:
- the lepA gene encoding translation elongation factor 4; this encodes MISEKIRNFSIIAHIDHGKTTLSDRLLELTGAVAKRDLVEQALDSMDLERERGITIKSHAVTLPYRARDGQEYRLNLIDTPGHVDFSYEVSRSLAACEGALLIVDAAQGVEAQTLANAYLAVENDLQIVTVVNKIDLPSAEPDRVLEQVEEIIGLPAEEALLASAKSGQGIEEILEAIVERMPAPQGDPEAPLKAMIFDSWYDSYRGAYMLIRVIDGTITPGQRILLMATRGEYQVEALGIFSPKQESCDALSVGEVGWVVAGIKQVHEVKIGDTITEALRPTAVAFPGFQEIKPLVFSGLYPSDPADYTTLRDALDKLRLNDSSFEFEPEVSDALGFGFRCGFLGLLHMEIIQSRLEREFDLDLVTTAPGVPYKVKLKNGEYLEIHSPAKLPPVQEYEWIEEPFIKATILTPQDYVGPLLKLLEERRGEQRELRYVGPGRVLLEYELPLAEVVTDFYDRLKSASRGYASYDYELIGWRRSNLVKLDLLVNGQSVDALSVIMHADETYRRGQKLASKLKELIPRQQFEVAIQAAVGSRVISRTNVKALRKNVLAKCYGGDVSRKRKLLEKQKEGKKRMKQVGQVHVPQEAFLAVLKLED